A portion of the Streptomyces coeruleoprunus genome contains these proteins:
- a CDS encoding peptidase: MPYPPNRKRTALALVAAAAVAPAAVLAAAPAAHAAVVDVDYACQTPIGPKGAVSPIDITAVRAGSGYRLTMSFRKGVSSSPVELGKGAMNPSAVIRVGGADQGTVAVSGPPNATAIPANTSIRISDLSGTYTPRRGGKVTFTAGVLTIKALGTTTTCTPKNNPGPSLELDVTAAGSGGSGGGAQLPRTGPLDSAVALGTFGGTVLLAGAAGALWLTRRA, encoded by the coding sequence ATGCCGTACCCGCCGAACCGCAAGCGGACCGCCCTCGCGCTCGTGGCGGCGGCCGCCGTCGCACCCGCCGCGGTCCTGGCCGCGGCACCCGCCGCGCACGCCGCCGTCGTGGACGTCGACTACGCCTGCCAGACCCCGATCGGCCCCAAGGGCGCGGTCTCCCCGATCGACATCACGGCCGTACGCGCCGGCTCCGGCTACCGGCTCACCATGTCGTTCCGCAAGGGCGTCTCGTCCAGCCCGGTCGAACTCGGCAAGGGCGCGATGAACCCCTCCGCCGTCATCCGGGTCGGCGGCGCCGACCAGGGCACGGTGGCGGTGTCGGGACCGCCCAACGCGACCGCCATCCCCGCCAACACGTCCATCAGGATCAGCGACCTGTCCGGTACGTACACCCCGCGCCGCGGCGGCAAGGTCACCTTCACGGCCGGCGTACTGACGATCAAGGCCCTGGGCACGACCACGACCTGCACCCCGAAGAACAACCCGGGCCCGTCGCTGGAACTGGACGTGACCGCGGCGGGCAGCGGGGGGAGTGGGGGCGGCGCCCAGCTGCCCAGGACGGGGCCGCTCGACTCGGCGGTCGCCCTCGGCACCTTCGGCGGCACCGTGCTGCTCGCCGGAGCGGCCGGGGCGCTGTGGCTGACCCGCCGGGCGTAG
- a CDS encoding peptide MFS transporter translates to MASSLTKDSVRTPDTEKTFFGHPRGMATLFMTELWERFSWYGMRAILVLYLTAAVLDGPLEEKEALAASIYGVYNAVVYMAAMPGGWVADRLWGARKAVLVGGIIIALGHYTLALPSDATFFVGLGLIAVGTGLLKPNISAMVGGLYEGQSGARRDAGFTLFYMAINMGAMVAPLIVGYLGEHVNWHLGFGVAGVGMTLAVVQYVLGGKYLGEVGKEPGTPATPEEKRSVLRKAGLWTGFAVAALLADIALGTFDVEHIVNVLAIMGIVVPIVYFLAIFRNPSLTSEDRPKIKAFVWFFATAVLFWMIYDQSGSLLTLFADGKTDRVIGGWEFPASWYQSVNPMMVIILAPLFAALWVKLAQRNREPSTPMKFALAMLLIGGSFAIMGLAGAAAANSETGKVTVFWLLGVYLVQTIGEMCLSPVGLSLSTKLAPKLFVGQIMGLWFLATATGNALNGWTVKLNAPMGDAAYYTMWAIVAAAAGIAFMVATKKIRALMGNVK, encoded by the coding sequence ATGGCGTCCAGCCTGACGAAGGACTCGGTCAGGACCCCTGACACCGAGAAGACCTTCTTCGGCCACCCCCGCGGTATGGCCACGCTCTTCATGACCGAGTTGTGGGAGCGCTTCTCCTGGTACGGAATGCGCGCCATCCTCGTGCTGTACCTGACGGCCGCCGTCCTCGACGGGCCGCTGGAGGAGAAGGAGGCGCTCGCCGCCTCGATCTACGGCGTGTACAACGCGGTCGTCTACATGGCGGCCATGCCCGGCGGCTGGGTCGCCGACCGGCTGTGGGGCGCCCGCAAGGCCGTCCTCGTCGGCGGCATCATCATCGCCCTGGGCCACTACACGCTGGCGCTCCCGAGCGATGCGACCTTCTTCGTCGGCCTCGGCCTGATCGCGGTCGGCACGGGTCTGCTGAAGCCGAACATCTCCGCGATGGTCGGCGGCCTCTACGAGGGCCAGTCCGGCGCCCGCCGCGACGCCGGCTTCACGCTCTTCTACATGGCGATCAACATGGGCGCCATGGTGGCGCCGCTGATCGTCGGCTACCTCGGTGAGCACGTCAACTGGCACCTGGGCTTCGGTGTCGCCGGTGTCGGTATGACGCTGGCCGTCGTCCAGTACGTCCTGGGCGGCAAGTACCTCGGCGAGGTCGGCAAGGAGCCCGGCACCCCGGCCACGCCGGAGGAGAAGCGCTCGGTGCTGCGCAAGGCCGGCCTGTGGACCGGCTTCGCCGTCGCCGCGCTGCTCGCCGACATCGCCCTCGGCACCTTCGACGTCGAGCACATCGTCAACGTCCTGGCGATCATGGGCATCGTCGTGCCGATCGTGTACTTCCTGGCGATCTTCCGGAACCCGTCGCTGACGTCCGAGGACCGCCCGAAGATCAAGGCGTTCGTGTGGTTCTTCGCCACCGCCGTGCTGTTCTGGATGATCTACGACCAGTCCGGCTCGCTGCTCACTCTCTTCGCGGACGGCAAGACGGACCGTGTCATCGGCGGCTGGGAGTTCCCGGCCTCCTGGTACCAGTCGGTCAACCCGATGATGGTCATCATCCTGGCCCCGCTCTTCGCCGCGCTCTGGGTGAAGCTGGCCCAGCGCAACCGCGAGCCCAGCACGCCCATGAAGTTCGCGCTGGCCATGCTGCTCATCGGCGGCTCCTTCGCGATCATGGGTCTGGCCGGTGCGGCCGCCGCCAACAGCGAGACCGGCAAGGTCACCGTCTTCTGGCTGCTGGGCGTCTACCTGGTCCAGACGATCGGTGAGATGTGCCTGTCGCCGGTGGGCCTGTCGCTGTCGACGAAGCTGGCGCCGAAGCTGTTCGTCGGCCAGATCATGGGCCTGTGGTTCCTCGCCACCGCGACGGGCAACGCCCTGAACGGCTGGACGGTGAAGCTGAACGCCCCGATGGGCGACGCCGCGTACTACACGATGTGGGCCATCGTCGCCGCCGCGGCGGGCATCGCCTTCATGGTGGCGACCAAGAAGATCCGCGCCCTGATGGGCAACGTGAAGTAA
- a CDS encoding response regulator transcription factor — MTRVLLAEDDASISEPLARALRREGYEVEVREDGPSALDAGLKGGVDLVVLDLGLPGMDGLEVARRLRSEGHTVPILVLTARADEVDTVVGLDAGADDYVTKPFRLAELLARVRALLRRGAAEPAPQPATHGVRIDVESHRAWMGDEELQLTAKEFDLLRVLVRDAGRVVTRDQLMREVWDTTWWSSTKTLDMHISWLRKKLGDDAANPRYIATVRGVGFRFEKS, encoded by the coding sequence ATGACCCGTGTGCTGCTCGCCGAGGACGACGCCTCCATCTCGGAACCGCTGGCCCGCGCCCTGCGGCGGGAGGGGTACGAGGTCGAGGTACGGGAGGACGGGCCCAGCGCGCTCGACGCCGGGCTCAAGGGCGGCGTCGACCTGGTCGTGCTCGACCTGGGCCTGCCCGGCATGGACGGCCTGGAGGTGGCCCGCCGCCTGCGGTCCGAAGGCCACACCGTGCCCATCCTGGTGCTGACCGCCCGCGCCGACGAGGTGGACACCGTCGTCGGCCTGGACGCCGGCGCCGACGACTACGTCACCAAGCCGTTCCGCCTCGCCGAACTGCTGGCCCGGGTCCGGGCCCTGCTCCGGCGCGGCGCCGCCGAGCCCGCCCCGCAGCCCGCCACCCACGGCGTGCGCATCGACGTGGAGTCGCACCGCGCCTGGATGGGCGACGAGGAGCTCCAGCTGACCGCCAAGGAGTTCGACCTGCTGCGCGTCCTCGTCCGGGACGCGGGCCGGGTCGTCACCCGTGACCAGCTGATGCGCGAGGTCTGGGACACCACGTGGTGGTCGTCGACCAAGACGCTCGACATGCACATCTCCTGGCTGCGCAAGAAGCTCGGCGACGACGCGGCGAACCCGCGCTACATCGCCACCGTCCGCGGCGTCGGCTTCCGCTTCGAGAAGAGCTAG
- a CDS encoding ATP-binding protein: MRRRLINSTLAVVLVVIAVFGVSLVLVETRTISSSAQESVDSEALGLVSIVDSRLMGGEPVGPDILGEQRRAGRYARIEIPGRAPIEVGTRSEGAVIRGTAEGKRGERVVVEEPRSAVTREVGRSLLIIGAVALVAVVAAVLLAVRQANRLASPLTDLAETAERLGSGDPRPRHRRYGVPELDRVADVLDSSAERIARMLTAERRLAADASHQLRTPLTALSMRLEEISVTDDLETVREEATIALAQVERLTDVVQRLLTNSRDPRTGSAVAFDLDEVVKQQIEEWRPAYRSAGRAIVRSGKTGMRAVGTPGAVAQVLAALIENSLMHGGGTVALRTRVTGNQAVVEVTDEGPGVPADLGARIFERAISGRNSTGIGLAVARDLAEADGGRLELVQLKPAVFALFLSREAATRRETKEHPRPVR; the protein is encoded by the coding sequence GTGCGCCGCCGCCTGATCAACTCCACCCTCGCCGTCGTCCTCGTCGTCATCGCCGTCTTCGGGGTCTCCCTCGTGCTGGTGGAGACCCGCACGATCAGCAGCAGCGCCCAGGAGAGCGTCGACTCGGAGGCGCTGGGGCTGGTCAGCATCGTCGACAGCCGGCTGATGGGCGGCGAGCCCGTCGGCCCGGACATCCTGGGCGAACAGCGGCGCGCCGGGCGGTACGCCCGGATCGAGATCCCCGGCCGCGCCCCCATCGAGGTCGGCACCCGCTCCGAGGGCGCCGTCATCCGCGGCACCGCCGAGGGCAAGCGCGGCGAGCGGGTCGTCGTGGAGGAGCCCCGCTCCGCCGTCACCCGCGAGGTCGGCCGCTCCCTGCTCATCATCGGCGCGGTGGCACTGGTCGCCGTCGTGGCGGCCGTCCTCCTCGCCGTACGCCAGGCCAACCGGCTCGCCTCGCCGCTCACCGACCTCGCCGAGACCGCCGAACGCCTGGGCTCGGGCGACCCGCGGCCGCGCCACAGGCGCTACGGGGTGCCCGAGCTGGACCGGGTCGCCGACGTGCTGGACTCCTCGGCCGAGCGGATCGCACGGATGCTCACCGCCGAGCGCAGGCTCGCCGCGGACGCCTCCCACCAGCTCCGTACGCCGCTGACCGCGCTGTCCATGCGGCTGGAGGAGATCTCCGTCACGGACGACTTGGAGACCGTACGCGAGGAGGCGACGATCGCCCTGGCCCAGGTGGAGCGGCTGACGGACGTCGTGCAGCGGCTGCTGACGAACTCCCGCGACCCGCGCACGGGCTCCGCCGTCGCCTTCGACCTGGACGAGGTCGTCAAGCAGCAGATCGAGGAGTGGCGCCCGGCGTACCGCAGCGCGGGCCGGGCGATCGTCCGCTCCGGCAAGACCGGGATGCGGGCCGTCGGCACCCCGGGCGCGGTCGCCCAGGTGCTGGCCGCGCTGATCGAGAACTCGCTGATGCACGGGGGCGGCACGGTCGCGCTGCGCACCCGTGTGACCGGCAACCAGGCCGTGGTCGAGGTGACGGACGAGGGCCCCGGCGTCCCCGCCGACCTGGGCGCCCGGATCTTCGAGCGGGCCATCAGCGGCCGCAACTCCACGGGCATCGGCCTGGCCGTCGCACGCGACCTGGCCGAGGCCGACGGCGGCCGGCTGGAGCTGGTCCAGCTGAAGCCCGCGGTCTTCGCCCTGTTCCTGAGCCGCGAGGCCGCCACCCGCAGGGAGACGAAGGAACACCCCCGCCCGGTGCGCTAG
- a CDS encoding GtrA family protein, whose protein sequence is MSERGALRVRLDQLVREIAKFGLVGGFGLLVNMAVFNLLRQTTDIPVVRASLLATVVAIACNYVGFRYFTYRDRDKTGRTRELTLFLVFSVVGLVIENGVLYTATYGFGWNTPLQNNFFKFFGIGVATLFRFWSYRTWVFRALPAPPAAPAVLEQRRHEDTPTPVGPAAR, encoded by the coding sequence ATGAGTGAACGAGGCGCACTGCGGGTGCGGCTGGACCAGCTCGTCCGCGAGATCGCCAAATTCGGTCTGGTCGGCGGCTTCGGGCTGCTGGTCAACATGGCGGTGTTCAATCTGCTCCGGCAGACCACGGACATCCCGGTCGTACGGGCCAGCCTGCTGGCGACCGTCGTGGCCATCGCCTGCAACTACGTGGGCTTCCGCTACTTCACCTACCGCGACCGCGACAAGACCGGCCGGACGCGCGAGCTGACCCTCTTCCTCGTCTTCAGCGTCGTCGGCCTGGTCATCGAGAACGGGGTGCTCTACACGGCCACCTACGGGTTCGGCTGGAACACCCCGCTGCAGAACAACTTCTTCAAGTTCTTCGGCATCGGCGTCGCGACGCTGTTCCGCTTCTGGTCCTACCGCACCTGGGTCTTCCGGGCGCTGCCGGCCCCGCCGGCCGCCCCGGCGGTGCTGGAGCAGCGCCGGCACGAGGACACCCCGACGCCGGTCGGCCCGGCGGCCCGCTAG
- a CDS encoding 5-(carboxyamino)imidazole ribonucleotide synthase — MVGGGQLARMTHEAGIPLGIRFKLLSDSPQDSAAQVVSDVVIGDYRDLDTLRDFARGCDVITFDHEHVPTEHLRALEADGIPVRPGPDALVHAQDKGVMRAKLDAIGAPCPRHRIVTDPADAAAFAREVSGAERLDEGRWPGDGRAGGFPVILKTVRGGYDGKGVWFVRSEEDARDPFLAGVPVLAEEKVDFVRELAANIVRSPHGQAVAYPVVESRQVDGVCDTVIAPAPNLSDELALQAQELALRIGQELGVVGHLAVELFETRDGRILVNELAMRPHNSGHWTQDGAVTSQFANHVRAVLDLPLGDPRPRAKWTVMANVLGGDYPDMYQAYLHCMARDPQLKIHMYGKDVKPGRKVGHVNTYGDDLDDVLERARHAAGYLRGTIVE, encoded by the coding sequence ATGGTCGGCGGCGGTCAGCTCGCCCGCATGACCCACGAGGCGGGCATCCCCCTCGGCATCAGATTCAAGCTCCTCAGTGACAGTCCCCAGGATTCCGCGGCGCAGGTCGTGAGCGATGTCGTCATCGGCGACTACCGCGACCTGGACACGCTGCGTGACTTCGCACGCGGCTGCGACGTGATCACGTTCGATCACGAACACGTACCCACCGAGCACCTACGGGCCCTGGAGGCGGACGGCATTCCCGTCCGTCCGGGGCCCGACGCTTTGGTGCACGCCCAGGACAAGGGCGTGATGCGGGCGAAGCTCGACGCGATCGGCGCGCCCTGCCCGCGCCACCGCATCGTGACCGACCCGGCCGACGCGGCCGCGTTCGCCAGAGAGGTCAGCGGCGCGGAGCGCCTCGATGAGGGGCGGTGGCCGGGCGACGGGAGGGCCGGGGGCTTCCCCGTCATCCTCAAGACCGTGCGCGGCGGCTACGACGGCAAGGGCGTGTGGTTCGTGCGCTCCGAGGAGGACGCCCGCGACCCGTTCCTGGCGGGCGTGCCCGTCCTCGCCGAGGAGAAGGTCGACTTCGTCCGCGAGCTGGCCGCCAACATCGTGCGCTCCCCGCACGGCCAGGCCGTGGCCTACCCGGTCGTCGAGTCGCGCCAGGTCGACGGGGTGTGCGACACGGTGATCGCGCCCGCGCCCAACCTCTCCGACGAGCTTGCCCTCCAGGCCCAGGAGCTGGCCCTGCGCATCGGGCAGGAGCTGGGCGTCGTCGGTCACCTCGCCGTCGAGCTGTTCGAGACGCGCGACGGCCGGATCCTCGTCAACGAGCTGGCCATGCGCCCGCACAACTCGGGCCACTGGACCCAGGACGGCGCGGTCACCTCCCAGTTCGCCAACCACGTCCGCGCGGTGCTCGACCTGCCGCTGGGCGACCCGCGGCCGCGCGCGAAGTGGACGGTCATGGCGAACGTGCTGGGCGGCGACTACCCGGACATGTACCAGGCGTACCTGCACTGCATGGCCCGCGACCCGCAGCTCAAGATCCACATGTACGGCAAGGACGTGAAGCCCGGCCGCAAGGTGGGCCACGTCAACACCTACGGCGACGACCTGGACGACGTGCTGGAGCGCGCCCGTCACGCCGCCGGCTATCTGCGAGGAACGATCGTTGAGTAA
- the purE gene encoding 5-(carboxyamino)imidazole ribonucleotide mutase: MGSDSDWPVMEAAAQALDEFEIPYEVDVVSAHRMPREMIAYGEQAADRGLKAIIAGAGGAAHLPGMLASVTPLPVIGVPVPLKYLDGMDSLLSIVQMPAGVPVATVSVAGARNAGLLAARMLAAHDADLLTRMREFQQELNDQATEKGRRLRAKVEGSASFGFAR, translated from the coding sequence ATGGGCTCGGACTCGGACTGGCCCGTCATGGAGGCCGCCGCACAGGCCCTCGACGAGTTCGAGATCCCGTACGAGGTCGATGTCGTCTCCGCGCACCGCATGCCGCGCGAGATGATCGCGTACGGCGAGCAGGCCGCCGACCGCGGCCTGAAGGCGATCATCGCCGGGGCCGGCGGCGCCGCGCACCTGCCGGGCATGCTCGCCTCGGTCACCCCGCTGCCGGTCATCGGGGTGCCGGTGCCGCTGAAGTACCTGGACGGCATGGACTCGCTGCTGTCGATCGTCCAGATGCCGGCCGGCGTCCCGGTGGCCACGGTGTCGGTGGCGGGCGCGCGCAACGCGGGCCTCCTCGCGGCCCGCATGCTGGCCGCCCACGACGCCGACCTGCTGACCCGGATGCGGGAGTTCCAGCAGGAGCTGAACGACCAGGCCACCGAGAAGGGCAGGCGGCTGCGCGCGAAGGTCGAGGGCTCGGCGTCGTTCGGCTTCGCCCGGTGA
- a CDS encoding dipeptidase: protein MELLGTFPVVDGHNDLPWALREQAGYDLDRLDIAADQTGRLHTDLPRLRAGGVGAQFWSVFVRSDMAGDDAVSATLEQIDCVDRLLARHPADLAPALTADDMEAARAEGRIASLKGAEGGHSINNSLATLRALYALGVRYMTLTHNDNIAWADSATDEPRVGGLSAFGREVVREMNRLGMLVDLSHVAATTMRDALDTSEAPVIFSHSSSRAVCDHPRNIPDDVLGRLADNGGVAMATFVPKFVLPAAVEWTAQADENMRAHGFHPLDTGPDAMRVHAAFEEAHPRPRATAATVADHLDHMREVAGIAHIGIGGDFDGTAFTPDGLEDVAGYPNLVAELLARKWSRTDVAMLTWQNAVRVLRDAEAVARDASSRRGPSTATLASLDG, encoded by the coding sequence ATGGAACTCCTCGGGACCTTTCCGGTCGTCGACGGGCACAACGACCTGCCGTGGGCGCTGCGTGAGCAGGCCGGCTACGACCTGGACCGCCTCGACATCGCGGCGGACCAGACCGGCCGGCTGCACACCGACCTCCCCCGCCTCCGGGCGGGCGGGGTCGGGGCCCAGTTCTGGTCGGTGTTCGTGCGCAGCGACATGGCCGGCGACGACGCGGTCAGCGCCACCCTGGAGCAGATCGACTGCGTCGACCGGCTGCTGGCCCGTCACCCGGCGGACCTCGCGCCCGCGCTGACCGCCGACGACATGGAGGCGGCCCGCGCCGAAGGCCGTATCGCCTCGCTGAAGGGCGCCGAGGGCGGCCACTCCATCAACAACTCGCTGGCCACCCTGCGCGCCCTGTACGCGCTCGGCGTGCGGTACATGACGCTCACGCACAACGACAACATCGCGTGGGCGGACTCGGCGACGGACGAGCCGCGCGTCGGCGGCCTGTCCGCGTTCGGCCGCGAGGTCGTCCGGGAGATGAACCGGCTCGGCATGCTGGTCGACCTCTCGCACGTGGCGGCGACGACGATGCGGGACGCGCTGGACACCTCCGAGGCGCCGGTGATCTTCTCGCACTCCTCGTCCCGCGCGGTGTGCGACCACCCCCGCAACATCCCGGACGACGTGCTGGGCCGGCTCGCGGACAACGGCGGCGTCGCCATGGCGACGTTCGTCCCGAAGTTCGTCCTGCCCGCGGCGGTGGAGTGGACGGCGCAGGCGGACGAGAACATGCGGGCCCACGGCTTCCACCCGCTCGACACCGGCCCGGACGCCATGCGCGTCCACGCCGCGTTCGAGGAGGCCCACCCGCGGCCGCGGGCGACGGCCGCCACGGTGGCCGACCACCTGGACCACATGCGGGAGGTCGCCGGCATCGCCCACATCGGCATCGGCGGCGACTTCGACGGCACGGCGTTCACGCCGGACGGCCTGGAGGACGTGGCGGGCTACCCGAACCTGGTCGCCGAGCTGCTGGCCCGCAAGTGGTCCCGTACCGACGTGGCCATGCTGACCTGGCAGAACGCGGTCCGGGTGCTGCGGGACGCGGAGGCCGTCGCCCGCGACGCGTCCTCCCGCCGGGGGCCGTCGACGGCCACGCTGGCGTCCCTGGACGGCTGA
- a CDS encoding UDP-glucose/GDP-mannose dehydrogenase family protein produces the protein MALKITVIGTGYLGATHAAAMAELGFEVLGLDVVPEKIEMLASGRVPMYEPGLEELLHKHVAGIEGSTGRLRFTTSWEEVGDFGDVHFVCVNTPQKHGEYGCDMSYVDAAFGALAPHLKKPALVVGKSTVPVGSAERLSRLLAERAPAGADVELAWNPEFLREGFAVRDTLHPDRIVVGVESERAEKLLREVYEVPVGEGSPFVVTDFPTAELVKTSANSFLATKISFINAMAEVCEAAGGDVAKLAEAIGYDERIGAKFLRAGIGFGGGCLPKDIRAFMARAGELGADQALTFLREIDSINMRRRGQMVGMAREALGDGTFLGKRVAVLGAAFKPDSDDVRDSPALNVAGQIHLQGGQVTVYDPKGMDNARRVFPTLAYADSVLEAVRGADVVLHLTEWQEFREVDPAVLGEVVNSRIILDGRNALDAARWREAGWTFRAMGRPRA, from the coding sequence ATGGCCCTCAAGATCACCGTGATCGGCACCGGCTACCTCGGCGCCACACATGCGGCGGCCATGGCGGAACTCGGCTTCGAGGTGCTGGGCCTCGACGTGGTGCCCGAAAAGATCGAGATGCTGGCCTCGGGCCGCGTCCCGATGTACGAGCCGGGCCTGGAGGAGCTGCTGCACAAGCACGTCGCCGGGATCGAGGGCTCGACCGGGCGGCTGCGCTTCACCACCTCCTGGGAGGAGGTCGGTGACTTCGGCGACGTGCACTTCGTCTGTGTGAACACGCCGCAGAAGCACGGCGAGTACGGCTGCGACATGAGCTACGTCGACGCCGCCTTCGGCGCGCTGGCCCCGCACCTGAAGAAGCCGGCGCTGGTGGTCGGCAAGTCGACCGTGCCGGTCGGCAGCGCGGAGCGGCTGTCCCGGCTGCTCGCGGAGCGGGCCCCGGCGGGCGCCGACGTGGAGCTGGCCTGGAACCCGGAGTTCCTGCGCGAGGGCTTCGCCGTGCGGGACACGCTGCACCCGGACCGGATCGTCGTCGGCGTCGAGAGCGAGCGGGCCGAGAAGCTGCTGCGCGAGGTGTACGAGGTGCCGGTCGGCGAGGGCTCGCCGTTCGTCGTGACGGACTTCCCGACGGCCGAGCTGGTGAAGACCTCCGCGAACTCCTTCCTCGCCACGAAGATCTCCTTCATCAACGCCATGGCCGAGGTGTGCGAGGCGGCCGGCGGCGACGTGGCGAAGCTCGCCGAGGCCATCGGCTACGACGAGCGGATCGGTGCGAAGTTCCTGCGGGCCGGGATCGGCTTCGGCGGCGGCTGTCTGCCGAAGGACATCCGCGCGTTCATGGCGCGCGCCGGTGAGCTGGGCGCGGACCAGGCGCTCACGTTCCTGCGCGAGATCGACTCGATCAACATGCGGCGGCGCGGCCAGATGGTCGGCATGGCCCGCGAGGCGCTGGGCGACGGAACGTTCCTCGGCAAGCGCGTCGCGGTCCTCGGCGCGGCCTTCAAGCCCGACTCGGACGACGTCCGCGACTCGCCCGCGCTGAACGTCGCCGGCCAGATCCACCTCCAGGGCGGCCAGGTCACGGTGTACGACCCGAAGGGCATGGACAACGCCCGGCGCGTCTTCCCGACCCTGGCGTACGCCGACAGCGTGCTGGAGGCCGTGCGGGGCGCGGACGTGGTGCTGCACCTCACCGAGTGGCAGGAGTTCCGCGAGGTCGACCCGGCCGTGCTCGGTGAGGTCGTGAACTCGCGGATCATCCTGGACGGCCGCAACGCCCTGGACGCGGCCCGCTGGCGCGAGGCCGGCTGGACGTTCCGCGCGATGGGCCGCCCCCGGGCCTGA
- a CDS encoding acyl-CoA dehydrogenase, with protein sequence MPDFDLYRPSEEHDMLRDTVRALAEAKIAPHAAAVDEEARFPQEALDALVSSDLHAVHVPESYGGAGADALATVIVIEEVARVCASSSLIPAVNKLGSLPVILSGSEDLKKKYLGPLAKGDAMFSYCLSEPDAGSDAAGMKTKAVRDGDHYVLNGVKRWITNAGVSEYYTVMAVTDPEKRSKGISAFVVEKSDEGVSFGAPEKKLGIKGSPTREVYLDNVRIPADRMIGAEGTGFATAMKTLDHTRITIAAQALGIAQGALDYAKGYVQERKQFGKAIADFQGVQFMLADMAMKLEAARQLTYAAAAKSERVDGDLTFFGAAAKCFASDVAMEITTDAVQLLGGYGYTRDYPVERMMRDAKITQIYEGTNQVQRIVMARNLP encoded by the coding sequence GTGCCTGACTTCGATCTGTACCGCCCGTCCGAGGAGCACGACATGCTCCGGGACACCGTCCGCGCGCTCGCCGAGGCCAAGATCGCGCCCCATGCCGCCGCCGTGGACGAGGAGGCCCGCTTCCCGCAGGAGGCGCTGGACGCCCTGGTCTCCTCCGACCTGCACGCGGTGCACGTCCCCGAGAGCTACGGCGGCGCGGGCGCCGACGCCCTCGCCACCGTGATCGTCATCGAGGAGGTCGCCCGCGTCTGCGCCTCGTCCTCCCTGATCCCGGCCGTGAACAAGCTGGGCTCCCTGCCGGTCATCCTGTCCGGCTCCGAGGACCTGAAGAAGAAGTACCTGGGCCCGCTCGCCAAGGGCGACGCGATGTTCTCGTACTGCCTCTCCGAGCCGGACGCCGGCTCCGACGCCGCCGGCATGAAGACCAAGGCGGTCCGCGACGGCGACCACTACGTCCTCAACGGCGTGAAGCGCTGGATCACCAACGCGGGCGTCTCCGAGTACTACACGGTGATGGCCGTGACCGACCCGGAGAAGCGCTCCAAGGGCATCTCCGCGTTCGTCGTCGAGAAGTCCGACGAGGGCGTCTCCTTCGGCGCCCCCGAGAAGAAGCTCGGCATCAAGGGCTCCCCGACCCGCGAGGTCTACCTCGACAACGTCCGCATCCCCGCCGACCGCATGATCGGCGCGGAGGGCACCGGCTTCGCCACCGCCATGAAGACCCTGGACCACACCCGCATCACCATCGCGGCCCAGGCCCTCGGCATCGCCCAGGGCGCCCTCGACTACGCCAAGGGCTACGTCCAGGAGCGCAAGCAGTTCGGCAAGGCCATCGCCGACTTCCAGGGCGTCCAGTTCATGCTCGCCGACATGGCGATGAAGCTGGAGGCGGCCCGTCAGCTCACCTACGCGGCGGCGGCCAAGTCCGAGCGCGTCGACGGCGACCTGACCTTCTTCGGCGCGGCCGCGAAGTGCTTCGCCTCCGACGTCGCCATGGAGATCACCACCGACGCGGTCCAGCTGCTCGGCGGCTACGGCTACACCCGCGACTACCCGGTCGAGCGCATGATGCGCGACGCCAAGATCACCCAGATCTACGAGGGCACCAACCAGGTCCAGCGGATCGTCATGGCCCGCAACCTGCCCTGA